The following are encoded together in the Adhaeribacter arboris genome:
- a CDS encoding PadR family transcriptional regulator, whose translation MKVENTQVQMRKGILEFCILEIISRGEVYASDMLDELTAAKMIVVEGTLYPLLTRLKNAGLLDYSWVESTAGPPRKYYTLTETGKDFLEQLRQTWLEVVASIEFITKRKKQAS comes from the coding sequence ATGAAAGTAGAAAACACACAAGTGCAGATGCGGAAGGGAATTCTGGAGTTCTGCATTTTGGAAATTATCTCTCGTGGTGAAGTCTACGCGTCGGATATGCTGGATGAGCTAACCGCCGCGAAAATGATTGTGGTAGAAGGCACGCTATATCCGTTGCTTACCCGCCTCAAAAATGCCGGACTTCTCGACTATTCCTGGGTGGAGTCCACGGCTGGACCACCTCGTAAATATTATACCCTTACCGAAACGGGCAAAGATTTTCTGGAACAGTTACGCCAAACTTGGCTGGAAGTAGTTGCCTCCATCGAATTCATAACCAAGCGTAAAAAACAAGCATCATGA
- a CDS encoding PspC domain-containing protein produces the protein MKKNISINLQGLIFHIEEDGYEQLRQYLAAIKTYFSNYAGHEEIVADIEGRIAEVFSGKLNPGKQVITQEDVQGLITQMGSVQDFAQLEEEEDLNQKTGPAQSTSGASSETTSDNTQSGPIPNAGPKRLFRDETRKVIGGVSAGMANYLGIDPLWVRLVFVFFFLLGVFTAGVSAGLVAFIYVICWIALPKSYTLAEVNAKKLFRDPEDKKLGGVCSGLALYFGMDVGIVRLLFLLSVLFGGLGIPIYIVLWLVVPLATTITDRVQMQGNPVTLSGIEESLKNNLRMRDENGQESGLARVLLFPVRLVAQVLEVLSKALRPLINFLGSAIRIIAGIILLITSLSCIFALFIGLGAGTGLLSEQISQTDLDGPMQLFTRDFPGYGMFAGFLAGFIPSLFLLIIAVGLLTKRFFLKPLAGWSMFAVWVVSLFVMGSAIFVFKQNFNEQGEFITEKSYPVTGYQTVQLQARNVNSSMERWVNHVELEGTSGSNIRVVQEFRAKGRTESDAIRNAQMLTYRMQQRDSTFIFDRQARLNQNASFREQELALRIYLPENKKFRLNDEFANMATNYFDKDYDFNNQVTKRAIWEFRNDKFVCATCPVKEQNKEGDNQNEGDFTDLADIDINVVDDNIMADWNNYGPEEKTFDFKDFDAITVGGAYHARIKKGDEFSVRARGDQEGISNLRADQSGNTIEFKSNESFWDFTKNDRGNVLIEITLPTLDKVELSGAVKSEISGFDEDNVRISQSGAVQTSVALKTDRLELDLSGAAKATLTGQTNDLKISASGACSVQANNFRTKTADLDLSGASKANVYVTEKLKAGASGVSNISYSGNPANVSTDASGASKIQRK, from the coding sequence ATGAAAAAGAATATAAGTATCAACCTGCAAGGCCTTATCTTCCACATCGAGGAAGATGGTTACGAGCAACTACGGCAATATTTAGCCGCGATAAAAACGTACTTTTCTAATTATGCTGGGCACGAAGAGATTGTAGCAGATATTGAAGGCAGAATAGCAGAAGTTTTTTCGGGTAAATTAAACCCGGGCAAACAGGTAATTACCCAAGAAGATGTGCAAGGGCTCATAACCCAGATGGGGAGCGTACAAGATTTTGCCCAACTCGAAGAAGAAGAAGACTTGAACCAAAAAACTGGTCCTGCCCAGAGTACTTCCGGCGCTTCCAGCGAAACAACTTCGGATAATACCCAAAGCGGTCCTATCCCGAATGCCGGACCTAAACGCTTGTTTCGCGACGAAACCCGAAAAGTAATCGGAGGAGTATCGGCCGGTATGGCCAACTATTTAGGCATTGATCCGCTCTGGGTTCGCCTGGTATTTGTCTTCTTCTTTTTGCTAGGGGTATTTACTGCGGGCGTTTCAGCCGGATTGGTAGCGTTTATTTACGTAATCTGCTGGATAGCTTTACCCAAGAGTTACACCTTGGCCGAAGTAAATGCCAAAAAGCTTTTCCGCGACCCCGAAGATAAAAAATTAGGCGGGGTTTGCAGTGGTTTGGCGCTTTACTTTGGTATGGACGTCGGAATTGTGCGCTTGCTCTTTTTACTCTCCGTACTTTTCGGTGGTTTGGGTATTCCCATTTACATCGTGTTGTGGCTAGTGGTTCCGCTAGCCACCACCATAACCGACCGGGTGCAAATGCAGGGCAATCCAGTAACCTTATCCGGCATTGAAGAATCTTTAAAAAATAATTTGCGCATGCGCGACGAAAACGGTCAGGAAAGTGGCTTAGCCCGCGTGCTTTTATTTCCCGTACGATTGGTAGCCCAAGTATTAGAAGTATTATCCAAGGCGCTTCGTCCCCTTATTAATTTCTTAGGTTCTGCCATCCGCATTATTGCCGGTATTATTTTATTGATTACTTCCCTAAGCTGCATTTTTGCTTTATTTATCGGTTTAGGAGCAGGTACTGGCCTCCTCAGTGAGCAGATCTCCCAGACAGACTTGGACGGACCTATGCAGTTATTTACCCGCGATTTTCCGGGCTACGGAATGTTTGCCGGTTTTCTGGCGGGCTTTATTCCCAGTTTATTTTTGCTGATAATTGCGGTGGGTTTACTAACCAAACGCTTTTTCCTGAAGCCACTGGCTGGCTGGTCGATGTTTGCCGTGTGGGTAGTAAGTTTATTTGTAATGGGAAGCGCTATTTTTGTATTTAAACAAAACTTTAACGAACAAGGCGAATTTATAACTGAAAAATCATACCCTGTTACAGGTTATCAAACCGTACAATTACAAGCCCGCAACGTTAATTCGTCAATGGAGCGTTGGGTAAACCATGTTGAACTGGAAGGAACATCGGGCTCTAATATCCGGGTAGTACAGGAATTTCGGGCCAAAGGCCGAACCGAATCGGACGCTATCCGGAATGCCCAAATGCTAACCTACCGAATGCAACAACGCGATTCCACCTTTATTTTCGATCGTCAGGCTCGTTTAAACCAGAATGCTTCTTTCCGCGAGCAGGAATTAGCGCTGAGAATTTACCTGCCCGAAAACAAAAAATTCCGGTTAAATGATGAATTCGCTAACATGGCCACTAATTATTTCGACAAAGATTATGATTTTAACAATCAAGTTACTAAAAGAGCCATTTGGGAGTTCCGGAACGATAAATTCGTTTGCGCTACTTGCCCCGTGAAAGAACAAAATAAGGAAGGCGATAATCAAAATGAAGGCGATTTTACGGATTTGGCCGATATTGATATTAACGTGGTAGATGATAATATAATGGCCGATTGGAATAATTACGGCCCGGAAGAAAAAACCTTTGATTTCAAGGATTTTGATGCCATAACCGTAGGCGGCGCTTATCATGCCCGGATTAAAAAAGGCGATGAGTTTTCGGTACGTGCCCGCGGCGACCAGGAAGGAATTTCAAATTTAAGAGCCGATCAAAGTGGTAATACCATTGAGTTTAAGTCTAACGAAAGCTTCTGGGATTTTACTAAAAACGATCGGGGAAATGTTTTAATTGAAATTACCTTACCCACTTTAGACAAGGTAGAGCTGTCCGGCGCCGTTAAATCCGAAATTTCCGGCTTCGACGAAGATAACGTTCGTATTAGTCAGTCCGGCGCGGTACAAACCAGCGTGGCCCTGAAAACCGATCGGTTGGAACTGGATTTATCCGGGGCAGCCAAAGCTACTCTTACCGGCCAAACCAACGATTTAAAAATAAGTGCTTCGGGAGCCTGTTCCGTACAAGCCAATAACTTCCGGACCAAAACCGCCGATTTAGATTTATCCGGCGCTTCGAAAGCCAACGTGTACGTAACCGAAAAATTAAAAGCGGGCGCTTCCGGTGTTAGTAATATTAGTTACAGCGGTAATCCGGCCAATGTATCTACCGATGCTTCGGGCGCTTCTAAAATTCAGCGAAAATAA
- a CDS encoding putative type IX sorting system protein PorV2: MLSVIFILFPFVLFAQISAPKYSNEFLNIGIGGRALGMGNVQVGITDDATASYWNPAGLLRVKNKYNLALMHAELFAGIVKNDFAAFALPLDTNSTLGFSVVRSGVDDIADTRRLKNHEYGYYQYDSIRFFSVADYAFLISYARKSNVMKGLSLGANAKIIYRNVGAFATAWGFGLDAGAQLQRQKWQFGLMARDITTTFNAWSHNPDEIKYTQLLVDSTAALPKNTIEITLPRLILGVARTISLPKKFLLLLATDLDFTFDGQRNVLFKTKLFSVDPKLALELSYNQLVFVRAGMNNLQQIKEFDGQNSWQFQPNFGVGVATNGLRLDLALSKIADNANVSSIMVSLGYAFD, from the coding sequence GTGTTGTCGGTTATTTTTATTTTATTTCCTTTTGTCTTATTTGCCCAGATTTCGGCACCTAAGTATAGCAACGAGTTTCTGAATATCGGAATTGGCGGTCGGGCTTTAGGCATGGGGAATGTGCAGGTGGGGATAACCGACGATGCTACCGCCAGCTATTGGAATCCGGCGGGGTTACTACGGGTTAAAAATAAATACAACCTAGCTTTAATGCACGCGGAATTATTTGCGGGGATTGTTAAAAACGATTTTGCCGCTTTTGCTTTACCCTTAGATACCAACAGTACTTTAGGTTTTTCCGTTGTCCGGTCCGGGGTAGATGATATTGCCGATACGCGCCGGTTAAAAAATCACGAATATGGCTATTACCAGTACGATAGTATCCGTTTTTTTTCCGTAGCGGATTACGCTTTTCTCATATCTTACGCCCGCAAAAGCAATGTTATGAAAGGCTTGAGTTTGGGGGCAAACGCTAAAATTATTTACCGTAATGTGGGAGCTTTTGCCACCGCCTGGGGTTTCGGCCTGGATGCCGGGGCGCAGCTACAGCGGCAGAAATGGCAGTTTGGGTTAATGGCCCGCGATATAACTACTACTTTTAACGCCTGGAGTCATAACCCTGACGAAATAAAATACACGCAATTACTCGTGGATTCTACGGCGGCTTTGCCCAAAAATACCATTGAAATTACTTTACCCCGCTTAATATTGGGAGTAGCACGAACCATTTCCTTACCAAAAAAATTTCTTTTGCTGCTCGCCACTGATTTAGATTTTACTTTTGATGGCCAACGCAATGTGCTTTTTAAAACAAAGTTATTCTCGGTAGATCCTAAATTGGCCTTGGAGTTAAGTTATAACCAGTTGGTATTTGTGCGCGCCGGTATGAATAACCTGCAGCAAATAAAAGAATTTGATGGCCAGAATTCCTGGCAATTTCAACCTAATTTTGGAGTAGGGGTGGCTACCAATGGTTTACGATTAGACTTAGCTTTATCGAAAATAGCCGATAATGCCAATGTTTCGTCGATTATGGTTTCACTGGGTTACGCTTTTGATTAA